From Carettochelys insculpta isolate YL-2023 chromosome 22, ASM3395843v1, whole genome shotgun sequence, one genomic window encodes:
- the LOC142025223 gene encoding uncharacterized protein LOC142025223 isoform X1, giving the protein MAKWEDLWVPSFKDFKERKLSKDTNTADDEVASESEEDNRSPEPEESEKAEPHEPSRKSKLDVSQIQQSSEEQPPEPVGKRRRKSASRARAARKQQRLHKGEVPNMCLECGKVFGRKSHLLRHQRTHRREKPTICNECGKSFSRSSTLVEHQRTHTGEKPYQCTACGKSFSQSSHLITHQRIHTGEKPYQCTVCGKRFHQNSHLLTHQRTHTGEKPYQCTQCWERFSRSYTLTRHQRSHTGERPYQCPDCGKRFSLNSTLLSHQRTHTGEKPYKCTKCGKSFTRSSTLVQHQRTHLGDKIYTCPCCNKVACSSLFF; this is encoded by the coding sequence CAGATGATGAGGTTGCCAGCGAGAGCGAGGAGGATAACCGAAGTCCTGAGCCAGAAGAGTCTGAGAAAGCAGAGCCTCATGAGCCATCAAGAAAATCCAAACTGGATGTTTCCCAGATTCAGCAAAGCTCAGAAGAGCAGCCACCCGAGCCTGTAGGGAAGAGACGGAGGAAGTCTGCTTCCCGAGCGAGAGCGGCAAGGAAGCAGCAGCGACTCCACAAAGGGGAGGTGCCCAACATGTGTCTGGAGTGTGGGAAGGTCTTTGGTCGGAAATCCCACCTCCTGAGACACCAGAGAACTCACCGGCGCGAGAAGCCGACCATCTGTAACGAGTGCGGGAAGAGCTTCAGCCGCAGCTCGACCCTGGTGGagcaccagcgcacccacacGGGTGAGAAGCCCTACCAGTGCACCGCGTGCGGGAAGAGCTTCAgccagagctcccacctcatcACCCACCAGCGGATCCACACGGGCGAGAAGCCGTACCAGTGCACCGTCTGCGGGAAGCGCTTCCACCAGAACTCCCATCTCCTGACCCACCAGAGGACCCACACGGGCGAGAAGCCCTACCAGTGCACCCAGTGCTGGGAGCGCTTCAGCCGCAGCTACACCCTGACCCGGCACCAGCGGAGCCACACAGGGGAGCGGCCCTATCAGTGCCCTGACTGTGGCAAACGCTTCAGCCTCAACTCTACCCTCCTCAGCCACCAGAGGACCCACACAGGCGAGAAACCCTACAAATGCACCAAGTGCGGAAAGAGCTTCACCCGCAGCTCCACACTTGTCCAGCACCAGAGAACACACCTAGGGGACAAGATCTATACGTGCCCCTGCTGCAACAAGGTAGCCTGCTCCAGCCTGTTCTTCTGA
- the LOC142025223 gene encoding uncharacterized protein LOC142025223 isoform X2, protein MAKWEDLWVPSFKDFKERKLSKDTNTDDEVASESEEDNRSPEPEESEKAEPHEPSRKSKLDVSQIQQSSEEQPPEPVGKRRRKSASRARAARKQQRLHKGEVPNMCLECGKVFGRKSHLLRHQRTHRREKPTICNECGKSFSRSSTLVEHQRTHTGEKPYQCTACGKSFSQSSHLITHQRIHTGEKPYQCTVCGKRFHQNSHLLTHQRTHTGEKPYQCTQCWERFSRSYTLTRHQRSHTGERPYQCPDCGKRFSLNSTLLSHQRTHTGEKPYKCTKCGKSFTRSSTLVQHQRTHLGDKIYTCPCCNKVACSSLFF, encoded by the coding sequence ATGATGAGGTTGCCAGCGAGAGCGAGGAGGATAACCGAAGTCCTGAGCCAGAAGAGTCTGAGAAAGCAGAGCCTCATGAGCCATCAAGAAAATCCAAACTGGATGTTTCCCAGATTCAGCAAAGCTCAGAAGAGCAGCCACCCGAGCCTGTAGGGAAGAGACGGAGGAAGTCTGCTTCCCGAGCGAGAGCGGCAAGGAAGCAGCAGCGACTCCACAAAGGGGAGGTGCCCAACATGTGTCTGGAGTGTGGGAAGGTCTTTGGTCGGAAATCCCACCTCCTGAGACACCAGAGAACTCACCGGCGCGAGAAGCCGACCATCTGTAACGAGTGCGGGAAGAGCTTCAGCCGCAGCTCGACCCTGGTGGagcaccagcgcacccacacGGGTGAGAAGCCCTACCAGTGCACCGCGTGCGGGAAGAGCTTCAgccagagctcccacctcatcACCCACCAGCGGATCCACACGGGCGAGAAGCCGTACCAGTGCACCGTCTGCGGGAAGCGCTTCCACCAGAACTCCCATCTCCTGACCCACCAGAGGACCCACACGGGCGAGAAGCCCTACCAGTGCACCCAGTGCTGGGAGCGCTTCAGCCGCAGCTACACCCTGACCCGGCACCAGCGGAGCCACACAGGGGAGCGGCCCTATCAGTGCCCTGACTGTGGCAAACGCTTCAGCCTCAACTCTACCCTCCTCAGCCACCAGAGGACCCACACAGGCGAGAAACCCTACAAATGCACCAAGTGCGGAAAGAGCTTCACCCGCAGCTCCACACTTGTCCAGCACCAGAGAACACACCTAGGGGACAAGATCTATACGTGCCCCTGCTGCAACAAGGTAGCCTGCTCCAGCCTGTTCTTCTGA